The proteins below are encoded in one region of Aquisphaera giovannonii:
- a CDS encoding alpha-E domain-containing protein produces MISRVADHCFWMSRYLERAEAAARILEVNQTLLLDFAVPLEQQWRPLLIISGIHDQPEDLDGEAVQNLMTWEADANPASIAASIAAARENARNIREVLSAESWERLNYYYLWMQSPAARTLYLSDRTAFYHRIRRINQLIAGINEGTMSHGEAWDFCQLGRYLERAGQTARILDVKYHILLPTVDQVGTPVDNAHWVAILTSCSGYEPYTKERSSSDPGVAVPDFLIFDPLFPRSVRFCLNRCRAAAYAISGHHAGKPGNAAEHALEDLSSWLNLTKVDDFIQAGLHEALTSIIDRIHGIGEAIHRTYFDQRANMIPEHWAAAGTPAAAGAVPQATA; encoded by the coding sequence ATGATCAGCCGGGTCGCCGACCATTGCTTCTGGATGAGCCGGTACCTCGAGCGGGCCGAGGCCGCCGCCCGGATCCTCGAGGTCAACCAGACCTTGCTGCTGGACTTCGCGGTCCCGCTGGAGCAGCAGTGGCGGCCGCTGCTGATCATCAGCGGCATCCACGACCAGCCCGAGGACCTCGACGGCGAGGCCGTCCAGAACCTGATGACCTGGGAGGCCGACGCCAACCCCGCGAGCATCGCCGCGTCGATCGCCGCGGCCCGCGAGAACGCCCGCAACATCCGCGAGGTCCTCAGCGCCGAGAGCTGGGAGCGGCTGAACTACTACTACCTCTGGATGCAGAGCCCCGCGGCCCGGACGCTCTACCTGTCCGACCGCACGGCCTTCTACCACCGGATCCGGCGGATCAACCAGCTCATCGCCGGCATCAACGAGGGGACGATGTCCCACGGCGAGGCCTGGGACTTCTGCCAGCTCGGCCGCTACCTCGAGCGCGCCGGGCAGACCGCCCGGATCCTGGACGTGAAGTACCACATCCTGCTGCCGACGGTGGACCAGGTGGGGACGCCCGTGGACAACGCGCACTGGGTGGCCATCCTCACGAGCTGCTCCGGCTACGAGCCCTACACCAAGGAGCGTTCGAGCTCCGACCCCGGCGTCGCCGTCCCCGACTTCCTGATCTTCGACCCGCTCTTCCCGCGGTCGGTGCGGTTCTGCCTGAACCGCTGCCGGGCCGCCGCGTACGCGATCTCGGGCCACCACGCGGGGAAGCCCGGCAACGCCGCCGAGCACGCTCTGGAGGACCTCTCCTCCTGGCTCAACCTGACGAAGGTCGACGACTTCATCCAGGCCGGCCTGCACGAGGCCCTCACCAGCATCATCGACCGGATCCACGGCATCGGCGAGGCCATCCACCGGACCTACTTCGACCAGCGGGCCAACATGATCCCCGAGCACTGGGCCGCCGCCGGGACGCCCGCGGCGGCGGGGGCGGTCCCCCAGGCGACGGCGTGA
- a CDS encoding transglutaminase family protein codes for MPIHVALHHRTVYRYSRPVTLLPHVVRLRPAPHCRTPILGYTLRIDPAAHFLNWQQDPYSNYLARLVFREPVRELSIVVDLVAEMTVINPFDFFIEEAAEEYPFTYEPVLARELIPYLETEPAGPLLSALVEEARDAGVPTVDYIVRLNRAIHARISYLIRMEPGVQTPEQSLALGSGSCRDSAWLLVQLLRRLGIAARFVSGYLIQLRADIPAVDGPSGPESDFTDLHAWAEAYLPGAGWVGLDPTSGLLAGEGHIPLACTADPLTAAPVTGSYSWASTPGGDPHDTCRADFSHHMEVTRIHEDPRVTRPYTEDQWAAIDRLGREIDEHLKYGDVRLTMGGEPTFVSIDDMDGEEWNTAALGDDKRRLAGRLLKRLRDRFATGALLHYGQGKLYPGEPLPRWALGCFWRADGVPVWRNPDLLADEEKDYGHTAADAERFLKALAARLGVDPDCVRPTYEDHAYYLWKEQTLPANVDPRDSKLDDPVERHRLAQVFDRGLGEVVSYVLPLKAEEVEEDEGDGPASGAAEAGAPGPERHVAPVPSQQPQAKARPGRTVWKSDRWDVRRGNLFLMPGDSSVGYRLPLPSLPWTAPEDAEPTDEVDPFAPRAPLPPRPAPSRGRRQGVSSVSQSPSRPGGGPSPEEMRKDHEAGQSVKGVVRTVLCVEPRDGRLHVFIPPQRRLEDYLELIAAVEETAAELGLPVIVEGYRPPNDHRLLGFSVTPDPGVIEVNIHPSHSWDELASRTTILYDEARQARLGAEKFMLDGRHTGTGGGNHVVLGGPRPADSPVLRRPDLLRSMITYWHNHPSLSYLFSGLFVGPHSQAPRIDEARNDSLYEMEIAFGEIPGRGEEVPPWLVDRVFRHLLVDVTGNTHRAEFCIDKLYNPDSSSGRLGLVEMRGFEMPPHARMCLAQLLLIRGLVAMFWERPVADRLIPWGTELHDRFLLPHFLDEDFRVVIEDLRRFGLAFEAEWFAPHFEFRFPLIGQVAIGAITLELRQAIEPWHVLGEEAGGGGTARYVDSSVERLQVKVLGLTEGRQVVTCNGRRVPLHPTGTIGEFVAGVRYRAWQPPSCLHPTIKVNSPLVFDLYDPWLKRSLGGCTYHVVHPGGRSYETFPVNANEAEARRHNRFFPFGHTPGEMEVPPPERHPVAPLTLDLRRPPR; via the coding sequence ATGCCCATCCACGTCGCGCTCCATCACCGGACGGTCTACCGCTACAGCCGGCCGGTGACGCTGCTGCCCCACGTCGTCCGGCTCCGCCCGGCGCCGCACTGCCGGACGCCCATCCTCGGGTACACGCTGCGGATCGACCCCGCCGCGCACTTCCTCAACTGGCAGCAGGACCCCTACAGCAATTACCTCGCCCGCCTGGTCTTCCGCGAGCCCGTCCGGGAGCTCTCGATCGTCGTGGACCTCGTCGCCGAGATGACGGTCATCAACCCGTTCGACTTCTTCATCGAGGAGGCGGCCGAGGAATACCCCTTCACGTACGAGCCCGTCCTCGCCCGCGAGCTGATCCCCTACCTGGAGACCGAGCCGGCCGGCCCGCTGCTGTCCGCCCTGGTGGAGGAGGCACGCGACGCGGGCGTGCCGACGGTGGACTACATCGTCCGCCTGAACCGGGCGATCCACGCGCGGATCTCCTACCTCATCCGGATGGAGCCCGGCGTCCAGACGCCCGAGCAGAGCCTCGCCCTCGGCAGCGGCTCGTGCCGCGACTCGGCCTGGCTGCTCGTCCAGCTCCTCCGTCGCCTGGGGATCGCCGCGCGGTTCGTCTCGGGGTACCTGATCCAGCTCAGGGCCGACATCCCGGCCGTCGACGGGCCCTCCGGCCCGGAGTCGGACTTCACCGACCTGCACGCCTGGGCCGAGGCGTACCTCCCGGGCGCCGGCTGGGTGGGCCTCGATCCGACCTCCGGCCTGCTCGCCGGCGAGGGCCACATCCCGCTCGCCTGCACCGCGGACCCCCTCACCGCCGCGCCGGTCACGGGCTCGTACTCGTGGGCCTCCACGCCCGGGGGCGACCCGCACGACACCTGCCGGGCCGACTTCTCGCACCACATGGAGGTGACCCGCATCCACGAGGACCCGCGGGTCACGAGGCCGTACACCGAGGACCAGTGGGCCGCCATCGACCGCCTCGGCCGCGAGATCGACGAGCACCTGAAATACGGCGACGTCCGCCTGACCATGGGGGGCGAGCCGACGTTCGTCTCCATCGACGACATGGACGGCGAGGAGTGGAACACGGCGGCCCTCGGCGACGACAAGCGGCGGCTCGCCGGGCGGCTCCTGAAGCGGCTCCGCGACCGTTTCGCCACCGGGGCCCTCCTCCACTACGGCCAGGGGAAGCTCTACCCGGGCGAGCCCCTGCCGCGCTGGGCCCTCGGCTGCTTCTGGCGGGCCGACGGCGTCCCGGTCTGGCGCAACCCGGACCTCCTCGCCGACGAGGAGAAGGACTACGGCCACACCGCGGCCGACGCCGAGCGGTTCCTGAAGGCCCTGGCCGCCCGCCTGGGCGTCGACCCCGACTGCGTCCGGCCGACCTACGAGGACCACGCCTACTACCTCTGGAAGGAGCAGACCCTGCCGGCCAACGTGGACCCGCGCGACAGCAAGCTCGACGACCCGGTCGAGCGGCACCGCCTGGCGCAGGTCTTCGACCGGGGCCTGGGCGAGGTCGTCTCCTACGTCCTGCCGCTGAAGGCCGAGGAGGTCGAGGAGGACGAGGGGGACGGGCCCGCGTCCGGGGCCGCGGAGGCCGGCGCCCCCGGGCCGGAGCGGCACGTCGCGCCGGTGCCGTCGCAGCAGCCGCAGGCGAAGGCCCGGCCCGGCCGGACCGTCTGGAAGAGCGACCGCTGGGACGTCCGCCGGGGCAACCTGTTCCTGATGCCGGGGGACTCGTCGGTCGGCTATCGCCTGCCCCTGCCCTCGCTGCCCTGGACCGCCCCGGAGGACGCCGAGCCCACCGACGAGGTGGACCCGTTCGCCCCGAGGGCCCCCCTGCCCCCGCGTCCGGCCCCGTCCCGCGGGAGGCGGCAGGGCGTCTCGTCGGTCTCGCAGTCGCCGTCGCGGCCGGGCGGCGGCCCGTCGCCGGAGGAGATGCGCAAGGACCACGAGGCCGGGCAGAGCGTCAAGGGCGTCGTCCGCACGGTGCTCTGCGTGGAGCCGAGGGACGGCCGCCTGCACGTCTTCATCCCGCCCCAGCGCCGGCTGGAGGACTACCTCGAGCTGATCGCCGCCGTGGAGGAGACCGCCGCGGAGCTGGGCCTGCCCGTGATCGTCGAGGGCTACCGGCCGCCCAACGACCACCGGCTGCTCGGCTTCAGCGTCACGCCGGACCCGGGCGTCATCGAGGTGAACATCCACCCGTCGCACTCGTGGGACGAGCTCGCCTCCCGCACGACGATCCTCTACGACGAGGCCCGCCAGGCGCGACTCGGGGCCGAGAAGTTCATGCTCGACGGCCGCCACACCGGCACCGGCGGCGGCAACCACGTCGTCCTGGGCGGCCCGAGGCCCGCGGACAGCCCGGTCCTCCGCCGGCCGGATCTGCTCCGCAGCATGATCACCTACTGGCATAACCACCCCTCGCTCTCGTACCTGTTCTCCGGCCTCTTCGTCGGCCCGCACAGCCAGGCGCCCCGGATCGACGAGGCCCGCAACGACAGCCTCTACGAGATGGAGATCGCCTTCGGCGAGATCCCCGGCCGCGGCGAGGAGGTCCCGCCCTGGCTGGTGGACCGCGTCTTCCGCCACCTGCTCGTGGACGTGACCGGCAACACCCACCGCGCCGAGTTCTGCATCGACAAGCTGTACAACCCGGACTCCTCCAGCGGGCGGCTCGGCCTCGTCGAGATGCGCGGGTTCGAGATGCCGCCCCACGCGCGGATGTGCCTGGCCCAGCTCCTGCTGATCCGCGGCCTGGTCGCCATGTTCTGGGAGCGGCCGGTGGCGGACCGCCTCATCCCCTGGGGGACCGAGCTGCACGACCGCTTCCTCCTGCCGCACTTCCTCGACGAGGACTTCCGCGTCGTCATCGAGGACCTGCGGCGGTTCGGCCTGGCGTTCGAGGCGGAGTGGTTCGCCCCCCACTTCGAGTTCCGCTTCCCGCTCATCGGCCAGGTCGCCATCGGGGCGATCACGCTGGAGCTCCGCCAGGCGATCGAGCCCTGGCACGTCCTGGGGGAGGAGGCCGGCGGCGGCGGCACGGCGCGGTACGTGGACTCCTCCGTGGAGCGGCTCCAGGTGAAGGTCCTGGGGCTCACCGAGGGCCGCCAGGTCGTCACCTGCAACGGCCGGCGGGTCCCGCTCCACCCGACGGGCACGATCGGCGAGTTCGTCGCGGGGGTCCGCTATCGGGCCTGGCAGCCGCCCTCCTGCCTGCACCCGACCATCAAGGTCAATTCGCCCCTGGTGTTCGACCTGTACGACCCGTGGCTGAAGCGGTCGCTGGGCGGCTGCACGTACCACGTCGTGCACCCGGGCGGGCGCTCGTACGAGACCTTCCCGGTGAACGCCAACGAGGCGGAGGCCCGCCGGCACAACCGGTTCTTCCCGTTCGGGCACACGCCCGGCGAGATGGAGGTCCCGCCGCCGGAGCGCCACCCGGTCGCGCCGCTCACGCTGGACCTGCGCCGCCCGCCGCGATGA
- a CDS encoding circularly permuted type 2 ATP-grasp protein, producing the protein MPALSTGADVQEEWAWAGPGASPWASYRGLEGSYDEVKGAGGGARAHWRSYIEAVENLGAGEVHRRWEESQDLIRQNGVTYNVYGDPRGMDRPWQLDPIPLVIAPEEWARLGDGLVQRARLLDRILSDIYGPQRLLARGFLPPELVFGNPAFLHPCHGLQVPADRRLHLYAAELGRAADGSILILGDRTQAPSGAGYALENRLVLSRMLPDVIRDCRVDRLAPYFQSVRDLLQSIAPHNRDNPRIVLLTPGPYNETYFEHAFLAGYLGYTLVEGGDLMVRGNRVYLKLLGGLQPVDVILRRLDDDYCDPLELRGQSFLGVPGLLQVLRAGNVAMANALGSGVVETPAILAYLPAICREMLGEELKLPWAESWWCGEPVGMGHVLSKLHRLVIKPAFAHRSFEPVFGDRLAPAQLRELADRIRARPGDFVGQAQVELSSVPVMAGDRLEPRYQTLRAFLAARDDGYAIMPGGLTRVASSADSKVVTMQRGGGSKDTWIVADHPVTTFSLLPSPHRAVRLSRAGGDLSSRHADNFYWLGRYVERAEQVVRLLRAILARLTEKAGMAEAPELPALLRALTAQTQTFPGFLEEGEAPLDRPEEELLSVIFDRERPGSLASTLVMLQRVASKVRDRISVDMWRTLSHLMVDLIADLNAMAAAADPGGGEAAGDAERPAAARTDARAVLSEVMEVLDAGISRLAAFSGLVAENLTRGQSWTFLDMGRRLERSLQTCGLLRGTLAVQGRAEGGILEALLEIADSTMTYRRRYLSTVQAAPVLDLLLADETNPRSLAFQLAALADSIDRLPRDPALPGRSAEQRIVLASLTSVRLAELDALAAAGEGGPRPRLEALLRKVEGDLPILSEVLAASYFSHLQTSRHLGNHAAGHPPPGPGPSGGPPPGDDTAATAPEPAQGP; encoded by the coding sequence ATGCCAGCCCTTTCGACCGGAGCCGACGTGCAGGAGGAGTGGGCCTGGGCCGGCCCCGGGGCCTCGCCGTGGGCCTCCTACCGGGGGCTCGAGGGCTCCTACGACGAGGTGAAGGGGGCCGGCGGCGGGGCCCGCGCCCACTGGCGATCCTACATCGAGGCCGTGGAGAACCTCGGGGCCGGCGAGGTCCATCGCCGCTGGGAGGAGTCGCAGGACCTGATCCGGCAGAACGGGGTCACGTACAACGTCTACGGCGACCCCAGGGGCATGGACCGGCCCTGGCAGCTCGACCCGATCCCGCTGGTGATCGCCCCCGAGGAATGGGCCCGGCTGGGGGACGGCCTGGTCCAGCGGGCCCGGCTCCTGGACCGGATCCTCTCGGACATCTACGGCCCGCAGCGGCTGCTCGCCCGCGGCTTCCTGCCCCCGGAGCTCGTCTTCGGCAACCCGGCGTTCCTGCACCCCTGCCACGGGCTCCAGGTCCCCGCCGACCGCCGGCTGCACCTGTACGCCGCGGAGCTCGGCCGCGCCGCGGACGGGTCGATCCTCATCCTGGGCGACCGCACCCAGGCCCCCTCCGGGGCCGGCTACGCGCTCGAGAACCGGCTCGTCCTCTCGCGGATGCTCCCGGACGTCATCCGCGACTGCCGCGTGGACCGCCTGGCGCCGTACTTCCAGTCGGTCCGCGACCTGCTCCAGTCGATCGCCCCCCACAACCGCGACAACCCTCGGATCGTCCTGCTGACCCCCGGCCCGTACAACGAGACGTACTTCGAGCACGCCTTCCTCGCCGGCTACCTCGGCTACACGCTCGTCGAGGGGGGCGACCTGATGGTCCGGGGGAACCGCGTCTACCTGAAGCTGCTGGGGGGCCTCCAGCCGGTGGACGTGATCCTCCGCCGCCTGGACGACGACTACTGCGATCCCCTGGAGCTGCGCGGGCAGTCGTTCCTGGGCGTGCCGGGGCTGCTCCAGGTCCTCCGCGCCGGGAACGTGGCGATGGCCAACGCCCTGGGCAGCGGCGTGGTGGAGACGCCCGCGATCCTCGCCTACCTGCCGGCGATCTGCCGCGAGATGCTCGGCGAGGAGCTGAAGCTGCCGTGGGCGGAGTCGTGGTGGTGCGGCGAGCCCGTCGGGATGGGCCACGTCCTCTCCAAGCTGCACCGCCTGGTCATCAAGCCGGCCTTCGCCCACCGCAGCTTCGAGCCGGTCTTCGGCGACCGCCTGGCCCCCGCGCAGCTCCGCGAGCTGGCGGACCGGATCCGGGCCCGGCCGGGGGACTTCGTGGGCCAGGCGCAGGTCGAGCTCTCGTCGGTCCCGGTCATGGCCGGGGACCGGCTGGAGCCCCGCTACCAGACCCTCCGGGCCTTCCTCGCGGCGCGCGACGACGGCTACGCGATCATGCCGGGCGGGCTCACCCGGGTCGCCTCGTCGGCCGACAGCAAGGTCGTGACGATGCAGCGGGGCGGCGGCAGCAAGGACACGTGGATCGTCGCCGACCACCCCGTGACCACGTTCAGCCTCCTGCCGTCGCCGCACCGGGCGGTCCGCCTCAGCCGCGCCGGCGGGGACCTGTCGAGCCGCCACGCCGACAACTTCTACTGGCTGGGCCGCTACGTGGAGCGGGCCGAGCAGGTCGTCCGCCTGCTCCGGGCCATCCTCGCCCGCCTCACCGAGAAGGCCGGCATGGCGGAGGCCCCGGAACTGCCCGCGCTCCTGCGGGCCCTGACCGCCCAGACGCAGACCTTCCCCGGGTTCCTGGAGGAGGGCGAGGCCCCCCTGGACCGCCCCGAGGAGGAGCTCCTCTCGGTGATCTTCGACCGCGAGCGGCCCGGCAGCCTGGCGTCCACGCTGGTCATGCTCCAGCGGGTCGCCTCCAAGGTCCGCGACCGGATCTCCGTGGACATGTGGCGGACCCTCAGCCACCTGATGGTGGACCTGATCGCCGACCTCAACGCCATGGCCGCCGCCGCCGACCCCGGCGGAGGCGAGGCCGCGGGCGACGCCGAGCGGCCGGCCGCGGCCCGCACCGACGCCCGCGCCGTGCTCAGCGAGGTGATGGAGGTCCTCGACGCCGGCATCAGCCGGCTGGCGGCCTTCAGCGGCCTGGTCGCGGAGAACCTCACGCGCGGCCAGTCCTGGACGTTCCTGGACATGGGCCGCCGCCTCGAGCGGTCGCTCCAGACCTGCGGCCTGCTCCGCGGCACCCTGGCCGTCCAGGGCCGGGCCGAGGGCGGCATCCTGGAGGCGCTCCTGGAGATCGCCGACAGCACGATGACCTACCGCCGGCGGTACCTCAGCACGGTCCAGGCCGCGCCGGTGCTGGACCTCCTGCTGGCCGACGAGACGAACCCGCGGTCGCTGGCCTTCCAGCTCGCGGCCCTCGCGGACAGCATCGACCGCCTCCCCCGCGACCCCGCCCTGCCGGGCCGGAGCGCCGAGCAGCGGATCGTCCTGGCGAGCCTGACCTCCGTCCGCCTGGCCGAGCTGGACGCCCTGGCGGCCGCCGGCGAGGGCGGCCCGCGCCCCCGCCTGGAGGCCCTCCTCCGCAAGGTCGAGGGGGACCTGCCGATCCTCTCCGAGGTCCTCGCCGCCAGCTACTTCAGCCACCTCCAGACCTCGCGTCACCTGGGGAACCACGCCGCCGGGCACCCCCCGCCGGGGCCGGGGCCGTCGGGCGGCCCCCCGCCCGGCGACGACACCGCCGCGACCGCGCCCGAACCGGCGCAAGGCCCATGA
- a CDS encoding transglutaminase family protein — MIYRAIHTTIYEYVEPVSLCHNVVHLTARGGPWQAKLSGELRISPAPSVMTERIDYFGNTATFATIGEPHRELSVTAINVVDVTPEDHPDPDRTPPWEAVRDLLRAPASADALAASQFAFDSPYVPTGPGLAEYAARSFPPGRPIFEAALDLTRRIHAEFRYDPTATTIATPIREVLERRHGVCQDFAHLQIGCLRSLGLAARYVSGYLVTRPVAPAGRPDVVGAEASHAWLSFFCPGFGWIDIDPTNNQVPHDRHIVLAWGRDYDDVSPIKGVILGGGNHTVKVTVDIVALPDGDADLPVTIADD, encoded by the coding sequence ATGATCTACCGAGCCATTCATACGACCATCTATGAATACGTCGAGCCCGTCTCGCTCTGCCACAACGTGGTCCACCTGACCGCGCGGGGCGGGCCCTGGCAGGCGAAGCTCTCGGGCGAGCTGCGGATCAGCCCCGCGCCCTCGGTGATGACCGAGCGGATCGACTACTTCGGCAACACCGCGACGTTCGCGACGATCGGCGAGCCGCATCGGGAGCTGAGCGTGACGGCGATCAACGTGGTCGACGTGACGCCGGAGGACCACCCGGACCCCGACCGCACGCCGCCGTGGGAGGCCGTCCGCGACCTGCTGCGGGCCCCGGCCTCCGCCGACGCCCTGGCCGCCAGCCAGTTCGCGTTCGACTCGCCGTACGTCCCCACCGGGCCGGGCCTGGCGGAGTACGCCGCGAGGTCCTTCCCGCCCGGCCGGCCGATCTTCGAGGCCGCCCTCGACCTCACCCGCCGGATCCACGCCGAGTTCCGCTACGACCCGACCGCCACGACGATCGCCACGCCGATCCGGGAGGTCCTGGAGCGCCGGCACGGCGTCTGCCAGGACTTCGCCCACCTCCAGATCGGCTGCCTGCGGTCGCTGGGCCTCGCCGCCCGGTACGTCAGCGGCTACCTCGTGACGCGGCCCGTCGCCCCGGCCGGCCGCCCCGACGTCGTCGGCGCGGAGGCCTCCCACGCCTGGCTCTCGTTCTTCTGCCCCGGATTCGGCTGGATCGACATCGACCCCACCAACAACCAGGTCCCCCACGACCGCCACATCGTCCTGGCCTGGGGCCGCGACTACGACGACGTCAGCCCCATCAAGGGCGTCATCCTCGGCGGCGGCAACCACACCGTCAAGGTCACCGTGGACATCGTCGCCCTGCCCGACGGCGACGCGGACCTGCCGGTCACGATCGCGGACGATTAG
- a CDS encoding type II toxin-antitoxin system ParD family antitoxin encodes MNVSLTPELEQLVHKKVESGLYLSASEVVREALRLLEERDRLQAMKFEELRQAIQVGIGEADRGEVEALDVQGTLARVRDRRRKGGKGS; translated from the coding sequence ATGAACGTATCACTCACCCCGGAACTTGAGCAGCTCGTCCACAAGAAGGTTGAGTCGGGCCTTTATCTCTCCGCGAGCGAGGTCGTCCGCGAAGCCCTCCGCCTCCTCGAGGAGCGGGACAGGCTCCAGGCGATGAAGTTCGAGGAGCTCAGGCAGGCCATCCAGGTGGGCATCGGCGAGGCCGACCGGGGCGAGGTCGAAGCCCTTGACGTCCAGGGCACGCTCGCCAGGGTCCGCGATCGCCGCCGGAAGGGCGGCAAGGGATCCTGA
- a CDS encoding type II toxin-antitoxin system RelE/ParE family toxin — translation MRRVTRTRQAQQDLEGILDYLDGQGSEAADRFAARFDDACELYAAHPQMGTSAREYAPDLRHFAVMNYAVFYRPAPGGIEIIRILHGARDIPTLFES, via the coding sequence ATGCGCCGGGTCACGCGCACGCGGCAGGCCCAGCAGGATCTGGAAGGCATCCTCGACTATCTCGACGGCCAGGGCTCCGAGGCTGCGGACCGCTTCGCCGCCAGGTTCGACGACGCCTGTGAACTCTACGCGGCTCATCCCCAGATGGGGACGAGTGCGCGGGAGTATGCGCCGGACCTTCGCCACTTCGCGGTGATGAACTACGCGGTCTTCTATCGCCCCGCGCCGGGCGGCATCGAGATCATCCGCATCCTCCACGGTGCCCGCGATATCCCGACGCTCTTCGAGTCATGA
- the rtcA gene encoding RNA 3'-terminal phosphate cyclase, with amino-acid sequence MSSAGEPSRGEAPVVIDGSRGEGGGQILRTALTLSLLTGRAFRMTKIRANRDKPGLRPQHLKAVEAAALLGGEASGAEVGSRELVFRPRPYEPRDLKLDIGTAGSAALVLQTLHLPLAMRAETAVRVVITGGTFNPKAPAFPFLEETWRAHLSRLGLSVALAMPAAGFYPRGGGRLEAWIEPGRPAARALPDRGRLRRIRGVAGVCNLGEGIAARMRDRALQQLEDSGLNSDIEIDAVRWPGPGQGAAVAIWAEHEDAAPATFVGLGERGKPAEAVADEAVEDLLGFEAVEPAAVDPHSADQVLLPLALAEGPSSYSVSVVTEHLRTNAATVRLFLDREIAIDEPDDPGLPARVTIR; translated from the coding sequence GTGTCCAGCGCAGGGGAACCATCGAGGGGCGAGGCGCCGGTCGTCATCGACGGCTCGCGCGGCGAGGGGGGGGGCCAGATCCTCCGCACCGCGCTGACGCTGTCGCTCCTGACGGGCCGCGCCTTCCGGATGACGAAGATCCGGGCCAACCGCGACAAGCCGGGGCTCCGGCCGCAGCACCTGAAGGCGGTGGAGGCCGCCGCCCTGCTCGGGGGCGAGGCCTCGGGCGCCGAGGTCGGCTCCAGGGAGCTGGTCTTCCGGCCGAGGCCCTATGAGCCCCGCGACCTGAAGCTGGACATCGGCACCGCGGGGTCCGCCGCGCTGGTGCTCCAGACGCTCCACCTGCCGCTGGCGATGCGGGCGGAGACGGCCGTGCGGGTGGTGATCACCGGGGGCACGTTCAACCCCAAGGCTCCGGCCTTCCCGTTCCTGGAGGAGACCTGGCGGGCGCACCTGTCTCGGCTGGGCCTGTCGGTCGCGCTGGCGATGCCGGCGGCGGGCTTCTACCCCCGCGGCGGCGGCCGGCTGGAGGCCTGGATCGAGCCGGGCCGGCCCGCGGCGAGGGCCCTCCCGGACCGCGGGCGGCTGCGGCGGATCCGCGGCGTGGCCGGCGTCTGCAACCTCGGCGAGGGCATCGCCGCGAGGATGCGGGACCGGGCGCTCCAGCAGCTCGAGGACTCCGGCCTGAACTCCGACATCGAGATCGACGCCGTGCGATGGCCGGGCCCCGGCCAGGGGGCCGCGGTGGCCATCTGGGCCGAGCACGAGGACGCCGCCCCCGCCACGTTCGTCGGCCTGGGCGAGCGCGGCAAGCCCGCGGAGGCCGTCGCCGACGAGGCCGTCGAGGATCTCCTCGGCTTCGAGGCCGTCGAGCCCGCCGCCGTCGATCCGCACTCCGCCGACCAGGTCCTCCTCCCCCTGGCGCTGGCCGAAGGGCCCTCGAGCTACTCCGTGAGCGTCGTCACCGAGCACCTCCGCACCAACGCCGCCACCGTCCGCCTCTTCCTCGACCGGGAGATCGCCATCGACGAGCCCGACGACCCGGGCCTCCCGGCGCGGGTGACGATCCGGTGA